One part of the Desulfuromonas acetoxidans DSM 684 genome encodes these proteins:
- a CDS encoding DedA family protein, whose protein sequence is MEHLLTSVTATPWYYLLITVIATAEGIALVGLAVPGSVLCVSIGAIAAAGHANFMASCLCAAAGAFVGDLISYLLGGRLGPRLVHSFFPQRSRPLLKRAQIFFAAHGGKSLFLARFFGPLRGLVPFVAGSVRFPIRNLIGYSVVAALLWGLSYPGLGYLGIKSWQQLPERLSVEVLLCLGAVVVVALLVWRHQRNKNR, encoded by the coding sequence TTGGAACACCTGTTAACCAGTGTGACAGCAACCCCCTGGTATTATCTGCTGATCACCGTGATTGCAACGGCTGAAGGGATCGCCCTGGTTGGGTTGGCCGTGCCCGGCAGCGTGCTGTGTGTCTCCATCGGTGCGATTGCCGCAGCCGGTCACGCGAATTTCATGGCGAGTTGCCTCTGCGCGGCGGCAGGCGCTTTTGTCGGTGATCTGATCAGTTATCTGCTCGGCGGCCGACTCGGCCCGCGCCTGGTCCACTCCTTTTTTCCACAACGCAGCAGGCCGCTGCTGAAGCGGGCACAGATTTTTTTCGCAGCCCATGGTGGCAAGAGTCTGTTTCTGGCCCGTTTTTTCGGCCCTCTGCGCGGGCTGGTCCCCTTTGTCGCCGGTTCTGTCCGGTTTCCGATCCGCAATCTTATCGGTTACAGCGTTGTTGCAGCACTGCTGTGGGGTCTCAGTTATCCGGGGCTCGGCTATCTGGGGATAAAATCCTGGCAACAACTTCCAGAACGGCTCTCTGTTGAGGTCTTACTCTGCCTCGGGGCCGTGGTTGTCGTTGCCCTTCTGGTATGGCGCCATCAGCGCAATAAAAACCGCTGA
- a CDS encoding helix-turn-helix transcriptional regulator → MIQIDGAAIRQAREDQSLTQLYVAKMVGVTTDTISRWENNRYPTIKRPNAEKLAEALEVPLDQILWQEEEVPQPQTRSWGLSRRWLIVVLSLCLLVVGLTVWLWPQPPIVAERVLPSYAAPGAVFPVQLRFSSGTIRGVVREQLPQGWRFVSSVPLPDSVDEETGLVRWIVQLEDQPLTIYYLVQVDPQAKLTTMMRFNGELVAHTASQRSRFELIGADQLVIQHIHWADLNADLMIDDDEMLDASYLSENMPGMALDLDAVEAMWIEDHYYWDTQMQRFQPGSQAVLPAQKTSAP, encoded by the coding sequence ATGATTCAGATTGATGGTGCGGCAATCCGTCAAGCACGTGAAGACCAGTCTCTGACGCAGCTTTATGTGGCAAAGATGGTTGGCGTGACTACGGATACCATCTCCCGGTGGGAGAATAATCGCTATCCGACCATCAAGCGTCCCAATGCTGAGAAGCTGGCGGAGGCCTTGGAAGTGCCTCTGGATCAGATTCTGTGGCAGGAAGAAGAGGTGCCTCAGCCGCAAACACGTTCCTGGGGCCTATCTCGTCGTTGGCTCATCGTGGTTTTGTCTCTGTGTCTGCTGGTCGTCGGGCTGACTGTGTGGCTGTGGCCGCAACCACCGATTGTCGCCGAACGGGTTTTACCCAGTTATGCCGCACCCGGTGCGGTTTTCCCTGTGCAACTGCGTTTTAGCAGTGGAACGATTCGTGGCGTGGTGCGTGAACAATTGCCGCAAGGTTGGCGGTTTGTCTCCTCGGTGCCGTTACCGGACAGCGTAGATGAGGAAACGGGGTTGGTCCGTTGGATCGTGCAATTGGAGGATCAGCCACTGACCATCTATTATCTGGTACAGGTCGATCCGCAGGCTAAGTTAACAACCATGATGCGTTTTAACGGTGAACTTGTGGCGCACACCGCAAGCCAGCGCAGCCGGTTTGAGTTGATTGGAGCCGATCAACTTGTGATTCAGCATATCCATTGGGCAGACCTTAATGCGGATCTGATGATCGACGATGATGAGATGCTTGATGCCTCCTATCTCAGCGAAAATATGCCGGGGATGGCTCTCGATCTTGATGCTGTTGAAGCGATGTGGATTGAAGATCACTACTATTGGGATACGCAGATGCAGCGCTTTCAGCCCGGCTCTCAAGCGGTTTTGCCGGCTCAGAAAACATCAGCCCCCTGA
- a CDS encoding cytochrome c3 family protein, with protein MKTKLLLSVLFMALLATSALAADTYEYTGKGTVTFNHKMHGEKMECSSCHTTQPPQKIAITGKKEGHALCLDCHKKEQKKGNKAAPKSCSQCHKK; from the coding sequence ATGAAAACGAAACTGCTGTTGTCCGTTCTGTTCATGGCCCTGCTCGCAACATCCGCCCTGGCCGCAGACACCTACGAGTACACGGGGAAAGGAACCGTCACCTTTAACCATAAGATGCATGGTGAAAAGATGGAGTGCAGTTCCTGCCATACCACTCAGCCACCGCAGAAGATTGCCATCACCGGCAAAAAAGAGGGGCACGCCCTATGTCTGGACTGTCACAAAAAAGAGCAGAAAAAAGGCAATAAGGCCGCGCCGAAATCCTGCAGTCAGTGTCATAAAAAATAA
- a CDS encoding AAA family ATPase gives MCKKIFIAATGQHCGKTTISLSLMHLARKQYRRVGFIKPLGPKPIMYQGRMMDKDAALTAEIYDLHDDLDCMSPVVVQQGTTKQVLQGKLCAEAMRDQILQAAQTLEERCDFVIIEGAGHGGVGSVVGLNNAQVARMLDAPVVMVSGGGIGNVIDHVTLNLALFEREGADVRLLLANKLITEKREENLAYLRNAFADQPLHVAGGFNYSPILANPTLGRISQLLKTPLHGDQEQYNRIINTVQLGAASSQRVADLLEESTLLIVTSSRDELLVMLSSLYHLPEYRKKLAGLVIPGSTEMSRITKQILDDSGIPYVRIPGTTAETFATVKDDVSKITAQDDEKIRLIRTLSETELDFATIDRCLHPAKGRRKAVALA, from the coding sequence ATGTGCAAAAAGATTTTCATTGCCGCGACCGGTCAGCACTGCGGAAAAACAACCATCAGTCTGTCATTGATGCATCTAGCGCGCAAACAGTACCGCCGGGTCGGGTTTATCAAGCCTTTGGGGCCCAAACCGATCATGTATCAGGGCCGCATGATGGATAAAGACGCAGCACTGACAGCGGAAATCTATGATCTGCACGACGATCTTGATTGCATGTCACCGGTGGTGGTGCAACAAGGGACAACCAAGCAGGTGCTGCAGGGTAAACTGTGCGCCGAAGCCATGCGCGACCAGATTCTTCAGGCGGCGCAGACGTTGGAAGAACGTTGCGATTTTGTCATTATCGAAGGAGCGGGACACGGTGGCGTCGGTTCGGTTGTCGGCCTGAACAATGCTCAGGTGGCACGCATGCTCGATGCACCGGTGGTGATGGTTTCCGGAGGGGGCATTGGCAACGTCATTGACCATGTCACCCTGAACCTGGCCCTGTTCGAACGGGAAGGTGCCGATGTCCGTCTGCTGTTAGCCAACAAGCTGATCACAGAAAAGCGGGAGGAGAACCTTGCGTACCTGCGCAACGCCTTTGCTGATCAGCCTTTGCATGTTGCCGGCGGCTTTAATTATTCACCAATCCTGGCCAACCCGACACTCGGCCGGATTTCGCAACTATTGAAAACACCGCTGCACGGAGATCAGGAGCAATACAACCGCATCATTAACACGGTTCAGCTTGGCGCCGCCTCATCACAAAGGGTCGCCGACCTGCTTGAGGAATCAACACTGTTGATTGTTACCAGCAGTCGCGATGAACTTCTGGTCATGCTGTCGTCGCTTTATCATCTGCCGGAATACCGAAAGAAACTGGCCGGACTGGTGATCCCCGGCAGCACGGAGATGTCCCGAATCACCAAACAGATCCTTGACGACAGTGGCATCCCCTATGTCCGCATCCCCGGAACCACGGCGGAAACCTTTGCCACCGTCAAAGACGATGTCTCAAAAATCACCGCGCAGGACGACGAGAAAATCCGTCTGATCCGCACTCTGTCGGAAACAGAGTTGGACTTTGCCACCATCGACCGCTGCCTGCACCCGGCTAAAGGTCGTCGCAAAGCCGTCGCCCTGGCGTAA
- a CDS encoding agmatine deiminase family protein, with the protein MSTTAPRLPAEWEAQDGVLLSWPTPHSDWADHLEQIVPVFIELVRHISRFEQVIIVTPQPSETITTLQQADIALQRVQCYAVATNDTWSRDFGPITVFKQQQPWLYDFGFNGWGLKFPADHDNQITRKLVELAAFTAPTHLQPLILEGGSIESDGNGVLLTTSTCLLSANRNPHLKKHDIEQFFHQQFGIQKTLWLDHGYLAGDDTDSHIDTLARLCPEHTIVYVQCDDPDDEHYPALKKMEQQLQSFTTLDGAPFRLLPLPWPQAVYDASGERLPATYANFLVINKALLVPVYNDPADQKALEVLRLAFPGHELIAIDCSAVILQHGSLHCLTMQLPKGTLS; encoded by the coding sequence ATGAGCACAACTGCACCCCGCCTGCCGGCGGAATGGGAAGCACAGGACGGTGTCTTGCTGTCCTGGCCGACACCACACAGCGACTGGGCGGACCATTTGGAACAGATCGTTCCGGTCTTCATTGAACTGGTTCGACACATCAGCCGTTTTGAACAGGTCATTATCGTCACACCGCAGCCATCGGAAACCATTACCACGTTGCAGCAGGCCGACATCGCCCTGCAGCGCGTCCAGTGTTATGCCGTTGCAACCAATGATACCTGGAGTCGGGACTTTGGACCCATCACCGTTTTCAAACAGCAACAGCCGTGGCTTTACGATTTTGGTTTTAACGGCTGGGGTCTGAAATTCCCGGCGGATCACGACAATCAGATCACCCGGAAGCTCGTGGAGCTGGCTGCATTCACCGCGCCAACCCACCTCCAGCCATTGATTCTTGAGGGGGGCAGTATCGAATCTGACGGCAACGGCGTTCTGCTGACCACCAGCACCTGTCTGCTCAGTGCTAACCGCAACCCCCATCTGAAAAAACACGACATCGAACAGTTTTTTCATCAGCAGTTCGGCATCCAAAAAACCTTGTGGCTCGATCATGGTTATCTGGCCGGGGATGATACCGATTCCCACATCGATACATTGGCCCGTTTGTGTCCGGAACACACCATCGTTTACGTTCAGTGTGATGACCCGGACGATGAACATTACCCGGCATTGAAAAAAATGGAGCAGCAGTTGCAGTCCTTTACCACGCTGGACGGAGCTCCATTTCGCTTGCTGCCACTGCCGTGGCCCCAAGCGGTTTACGATGCCTCGGGAGAACGACTGCCGGCAACCTATGCCAACTTTCTGGTGATCAACAAAGCGCTACTGGTCCCGGTTTACAACGATCCGGCTGACCAAAAAGCACTTGAAGTGCTGAGGCTGGCGTTTCCGGGCCATGAACTGATCGCCATCGATTGCTCGGCCGTGATCCTGCAGCACGGCTCACTGCACTGTTTGACCATGCAACTGCCGAAAGGAACCTTGTCATGA
- the extJ gene encoding selenite/tellurite reduction operon protein ExtJ: protein MKKTLYLVLALSLVAALATTALAQQITGTVTKVRGDKITIEVSRSEAKKVSAGDSATLEITKKAVEAPAAGNDMLTGC from the coding sequence ATGAAAAAAACTCTGTATCTTGTTCTTGCGTTAAGCCTTGTTGCCGCCCTGGCCACCACAGCCCTGGCCCAACAGATTACCGGAACCGTCACCAAAGTTCGTGGCGACAAAATCACCATCGAAGTCAGCCGTTCGGAAGCGAAAAAGGTATCCGCCGGTGACAGTGCCACCTTGGAGATCACCAAAAAAGCCGTTGAGGCTCCAGCAGCCGGCAACGATATGCTCACCGGCTGTTAA
- a CDS encoding polyprenyl synthetase family protein — protein sequence MERVLQMLEEEMALVEQQFRQDLDSEVTLIRKVGEYVLASGGKRMRPMLVLLCARLAAYQGESHIGVASVVEFIHTATLLHDDVVDSADLRRGAASANNVWGNEASVLVGDFLFSKSFSIMVRTGSLPILQALSDATTNMAEGEVLQLISTCDLDLSEERYMQVVRDKTAVLIAAACRCGGILGGVSAEQEQALQEFGMELGIAFQFMDDALDYVADQAEFGKACGHDLEEGKMTLPLIETLRHCSRDERDRVEQIVEKDQLSDEDLEKVIALIHQYDGIDYTRKRAKQLVESAKQRLAAFEDGEAKQALEILADYVVSRSK from the coding sequence ATGGAACGTGTGCTGCAAATGCTCGAGGAGGAGATGGCACTGGTTGAACAGCAGTTCAGGCAGGACCTCGACTCTGAAGTTACCCTGATTCGCAAGGTCGGGGAATATGTTCTGGCCAGTGGTGGTAAACGGATGCGCCCTATGCTGGTGCTTCTCTGCGCCCGGCTTGCCGCCTATCAGGGTGAGTCCCATATTGGCGTTGCCAGCGTTGTCGAATTTATCCATACCGCAACATTGCTGCATGATGATGTGGTCGACAGTGCCGATTTGCGTCGAGGCGCAGCCTCCGCCAACAATGTCTGGGGCAATGAGGCATCTGTTCTTGTCGGTGATTTTCTCTTTTCAAAATCCTTCTCCATTATGGTGCGTACCGGAAGCCTGCCGATTCTTCAAGCATTATCCGATGCGACGACCAATATGGCCGAAGGCGAGGTGCTGCAACTGATCAGTACCTGCGATCTTGACTTGAGTGAAGAACGTTATATGCAGGTGGTGCGTGATAAGACCGCCGTACTGATAGCTGCGGCGTGCCGGTGTGGTGGAATCCTCGGCGGGGTTTCCGCTGAGCAGGAGCAGGCGCTGCAGGAGTTCGGAATGGAACTGGGCATTGCCTTCCAGTTTATGGATGACGCCCTTGATTATGTTGCGGATCAGGCCGAGTTTGGCAAAGCCTGTGGTCATGACCTTGAAGAGGGGAAAATGACTTTGCCGCTGATCGAGACTCTGCGCCATTGCAGTCGGGATGAGCGCGACCGGGTTGAGCAGATCGTGGAGAAAGATCAGCTCAGTGATGAAGATCTTGAAAAAGTCATCGCGTTGATCCACCAATATGATGGGATCGATTATACGCGTAAACGCGCAAAACAATTAGTTGAATCCGCGAAACAACGATTAGCGGCTTTTGAGGACGGTGAAGCGAAACAGGCCCTCGAAATTCTTGCCGATTATGTGGTCAGCCGCAGCAAATAA
- a CDS encoding ATP-binding protein produces the protein MVFAVPDCYTGAMITLTLHRKILLAFLVLALVPLVLLIISASRSLDSVETLVREEATQALDHQAAQALSLRAQHVALQVADFLSRVEADVDTLALLPVDDKSYQAFYRHHQRRLWQEVTADGQRIYTPVPLYRELVFIGVDGGERLHVLQGQPAPLRDHRLQDGSGESLHAFYRRARQLQGDAVYVSPLIGRHVTREQQLAGHTYQGLIRFYRKVYSLQGDLLGVVMLALDHRHLMEFTRHISSGPQPFVFDARYDEGNYAFMFDRQGWMIAHPKLWDIRGLNASGQWVEAFQGEAVHKDNGRRAYNLFEAGAIHPNYPLVAQQVLSGQSGIADVTNVGGAEKMMAFAPIFYQPRGETGQPVWGGVTIGAEVANFHRAALATSADIRIRFNRFWRQGWALIAATVLVLFVAAHLLSRGISGPLNRLIFSARGVAQGRFAAPLEVHGSDEVATLTEAFNQMVEELHMRRERLARSLQALRRSRSEIRLERNFTHTVMENIDTGIMTVDDLGRVTSMNQAVQKVLGLEGRTLNRSLAQVFDGYPEIAETLCPSVLAADAQQGWSRYYECQRQGRTLTFRLALFPLAPSADNGLILTVEDLTERAQMRTRLARMDRLASLGRLAAGLAHEIRNPLTGISLLLDDLHDRLLHTPKDQELIRRALEEMERLEGLVGDLLKFSRVSASECHPGDVRAVVERTLGLFEQSCERSGISLVRDYAETLPQIALDEQRMQQALLNLLRNAQEAMAEGGTLTVSLLANPEQVCVRVCDTGVGMDDEQRRLIFEPFYTCKKEGNGLGLAIVHNIVAEHDGRIEVTSAPGQGSCFELCFPHLPPHFDAAKDE, from the coding sequence ATGGTGTTCGCGGTGCCGGACTGTTATACTGGCGCCATGATAACGCTTACCCTCCATCGTAAAATTCTGTTGGCTTTCCTGGTACTGGCCTTGGTGCCGCTGGTTTTGCTGATTATCAGTGCGTCACGCAGTCTCGACAGTGTTGAAACGCTTGTTCGAGAAGAGGCAACCCAGGCTCTGGACCATCAGGCGGCGCAGGCGTTGTCGCTGCGGGCACAACATGTAGCTCTGCAGGTTGCCGATTTTTTAAGCCGGGTGGAAGCGGATGTCGATACTCTGGCCCTGCTGCCGGTTGATGACAAGTCTTATCAGGCGTTTTATCGCCACCATCAACGTCGTTTGTGGCAAGAGGTTACTGCCGATGGGCAGCGCATTTATACACCCGTTCCGCTTTATCGTGAACTGGTCTTTATCGGCGTGGATGGGGGGGAACGTTTGCATGTGTTACAGGGGCAACCTGCGCCCTTACGTGATCACCGTCTGCAAGATGGTAGCGGGGAGTCTCTGCATGCTTTTTATCGTCGTGCCCGGCAGTTGCAGGGTGATGCGGTGTATGTTTCTCCGTTAATTGGTCGCCATGTGACTCGTGAACAACAGTTGGCCGGGCACACGTATCAGGGGCTGATCCGTTTTTACCGTAAGGTCTATTCTCTTCAGGGGGATTTGCTCGGGGTGGTGATGCTCGCCCTGGATCATCGTCATTTGATGGAGTTTACCCGCCATATCAGTTCTGGCCCGCAACCGTTTGTTTTTGATGCTCGTTATGACGAAGGAAATTACGCGTTCATGTTTGACCGGCAGGGCTGGATGATTGCCCATCCCAAATTGTGGGATATCCGGGGCCTGAATGCATCCGGCCAGTGGGTTGAGGCGTTTCAGGGGGAAGCGGTGCACAAGGATAATGGCCGACGGGCGTACAACCTGTTTGAGGCCGGTGCGATACATCCAAACTATCCGCTGGTCGCGCAACAGGTGCTGTCCGGTCAATCCGGGATTGCCGATGTCACTAATGTCGGCGGTGCCGAAAAGATGATGGCGTTTGCGCCGATTTTCTATCAACCGCGTGGCGAAACCGGACAGCCGGTGTGGGGTGGGGTGACCATTGGCGCTGAGGTGGCTAACTTCCATCGTGCCGCTTTGGCCACCTCGGCGGATATTCGTATCCGTTTTAACCGATTCTGGCGGCAGGGTTGGGCCCTGATTGCCGCAACCGTGCTGGTGTTGTTTGTTGCCGCCCATCTGCTTTCCCGGGGAATCTCCGGGCCGTTGAACCGGCTGATTTTCAGTGCCCGCGGCGTGGCTCAAGGGCGTTTTGCCGCGCCGCTTGAAGTGCATGGCAGCGATGAGGTCGCCACCTTGACCGAAGCGTTTAATCAGATGGTCGAAGAACTGCATATGCGTCGTGAGCGTTTGGCGCGCAGTCTGCAGGCCCTGCGGCGATCGCGCAGTGAAATTCGTCTGGAACGTAATTTTACTCACACGGTGATGGAAAATATCGATACCGGCATCATGACCGTTGATGATCTGGGGCGGGTGACCTCCATGAATCAGGCGGTACAGAAGGTTCTTGGCCTGGAGGGTCGCACTTTGAATCGTTCTCTGGCCCAGGTGTTTGATGGCTATCCGGAAATTGCAGAGACGTTATGTCCGAGTGTTTTGGCCGCTGATGCCCAACAGGGTTGGAGCCGCTATTATGAATGTCAGCGTCAGGGGCGCACCCTGACGTTTCGACTGGCCCTGTTTCCACTGGCACCATCGGCGGATAACGGGCTGATCCTCACGGTTGAAGATTTGACCGAACGTGCCCAGATGCGCACCCGCTTGGCACGCATGGATCGTCTTGCCTCTCTGGGAAGACTGGCTGCCGGTCTGGCCCACGAAATCCGCAATCCGCTGACCGGGATCAGTTTATTACTGGACGATCTGCATGATCGTTTGTTACATACCCCGAAGGATCAAGAACTGATTCGGCGGGCGCTGGAAGAGATGGAACGGCTTGAGGGGTTGGTGGGCGACCTGCTCAAGTTTTCCCGGGTGTCCGCCAGTGAATGCCATCCCGGTGATGTGCGTGCTGTGGTTGAACGTACGCTGGGATTGTTTGAACAGAGTTGTGAGCGTAGCGGGATCTCTCTGGTGCGTGATTATGCCGAAACCCTGCCGCAAATTGCCCTTGATGAACAACGGATGCAGCAAGCTCTGCTTAACCTGTTGCGCAACGCGCAGGAAGCCATGGCTGAGGGCGGGACCCTGACAGTGTCGTTGCTTGCGAATCCCGAACAGGTATGTGTGCGCGTCTGTGATACCGGCGTCGGGATGGACGACGAACAGCGGCGGTTGATTTTTGAACCGTTTTATACCTGCAAAAAAGAGGGTAACGGCCTGGGCCTGGCCATTGTCCACAATATTGTTGCTGAGCACGATGGCCGTATTGAAGTGACCAGTGCGCCAGGGCAGGGCAGTTGCTTTGAGCTGTGCTTTCCCCATTTGCCGCCGCATTTTGATGCAGCGAAGGACGAATAA
- a CDS encoding Rne/Rng family ribonuclease: protein MSKKMLINATLPEEDRVAIVEDGILTELDIESAGHQQTKGNIYKGEVIRVEQGLQAAFIDYGAQRPGFLQIGEIHPSLYPKRDDEGQSNRRPPITEILKRGQQILVQVVKEERGTKGAALTTEVSLPGRYMVLIPQSSSRGISRKIDNDHVRKEIKNTLSSLELPDNMGYIIRTAAIDQPPEELKRDFDYLLNTYNSIVSHSEKAKAPALIYQESNLVLRSIRDYFSPEIDEVLIDDREVFQEARDFFKAVMPEYMPLVKLHQERRPIFARYQIEEQISHLSSNTVNLPSGGSIVLDQTEALVAIDVNSGKMGGEQDVEATAHRVNLEAAIEVARQLRLRDMGGLIVIDFIDMRQRRNAREVEKALKNALKIDKARVTVGRISHQFGLLEMSRQRIKANLGEGSYNMCPHCQGSGRIRSDESRSIALLRRIQAGTAKGHIEAVVCTAALDTANYLLNNKRRELYDLEQRYKLIIEIKGDPGYLPEQVDIEFVKQSREQRQENRNDQGPLVDTDLSERANIEVVLPDASSAEQGDQENAQKEEKDEEAPRKSSRRRRRSNRRRNDRNRRSEETNDETAADVSQSDADQDQDKAAQTQAPQQSEAPSQPEQPPIAEKSSEPEPQENTPKSGENSEETDKAKAPRKPARRRPARKKAPAKQDEQTEQPSSEENAAAGSSQPTVSTASEPAESDAKDEEKPKRRAPRRKPAATSAATEAKTENATTEVTEETKPAPRRRRATRKTTTADTTTTAEAATETDKKSTEASEKKAAPAKRTTRRKTTTKAAPSSQTTEPESTQTDDTADKPEKKPVRRRRTTAKKATEKAAETTTEQPAETTAEGAEETPKKKTTRRRTTTTKKAVNDTEKTAETGETAEKKPTRRRTTRKTTTEKAAEEETPKKTARSKKSTEKAAEEGEEKPKRRAPRKKKVEPAPETDV from the coding sequence ATGAGTAAAAAAATGTTGATCAACGCAACCCTTCCTGAAGAGGATCGGGTCGCGATTGTTGAAGACGGTATCCTCACCGAACTGGATATCGAAAGCGCTGGTCACCAGCAAACCAAAGGGAACATCTACAAAGGGGAAGTGATCCGAGTCGAACAAGGTCTGCAGGCCGCGTTTATCGATTACGGCGCACAACGCCCCGGCTTTCTGCAAATCGGCGAAATCCACCCCTCTCTTTACCCCAAACGCGATGACGAAGGTCAAAGCAACCGTCGACCGCCCATTACCGAAATCCTCAAACGCGGCCAGCAGATTCTGGTTCAAGTTGTTAAGGAAGAGCGAGGAACCAAGGGCGCAGCTCTGACCACGGAAGTCTCCCTGCCCGGACGTTACATGGTCCTGATTCCGCAAAGCTCATCGCGGGGGATTTCGCGCAAGATCGACAACGATCATGTGCGTAAAGAGATCAAGAACACGTTGTCAAGCCTCGAACTGCCCGACAACATGGGGTACATCATCCGCACCGCCGCCATTGACCAACCTCCTGAAGAACTCAAACGCGATTTCGATTATCTGCTCAATACCTACAACAGTATTGTCAGTCACAGTGAAAAAGCCAAAGCTCCGGCGTTGATCTATCAGGAGTCCAACCTGGTCCTGCGATCGATTCGCGATTATTTCTCGCCTGAAATCGACGAAGTACTTATTGATGACCGTGAGGTGTTCCAAGAGGCTCGCGATTTTTTCAAGGCGGTGATGCCCGAATACATGCCGTTAGTCAAACTGCACCAGGAGCGGCGACCAATTTTTGCCCGTTATCAGATCGAGGAACAGATCTCCCATCTGTCGAGCAATACGGTGAACCTGCCCTCCGGCGGCTCCATTGTCCTCGACCAGACCGAAGCTCTGGTTGCCATTGATGTCAACTCCGGAAAAATGGGCGGCGAACAGGATGTTGAAGCCACAGCTCATCGCGTTAACCTTGAGGCCGCTATTGAAGTTGCCCGTCAACTGCGCCTGCGCGACATGGGCGGCCTGATTGTCATTGACTTTATCGACATGCGCCAGCGTCGCAATGCCCGCGAAGTGGAAAAAGCCCTGAAAAACGCGCTAAAAATTGACAAAGCCCGCGTCACCGTTGGCCGCATCAGTCACCAGTTTGGCCTGTTGGAAATGAGCCGTCAGCGGATCAAAGCCAACCTTGGAGAGGGCAGCTACAATATGTGCCCCCACTGTCAGGGCAGTGGCCGCATCCGCAGCGATGAAAGCCGCTCCATCGCCCTGCTTCGCCGCATCCAGGCCGGTACAGCCAAAGGCCATATCGAAGCGGTTGTGTGCACGGCGGCTCTGGACACAGCCAACTATCTGCTTAACAACAAGCGCCGCGAGCTATACGACCTCGAACAACGCTACAAATTGATCATCGAAATCAAGGGCGATCCGGGGTATCTTCCGGAGCAGGTTGACATCGAATTCGTTAAGCAATCACGCGAACAACGCCAGGAAAATCGTAACGATCAGGGACCGCTGGTTGACACGGACCTGTCAGAACGTGCCAACATCGAAGTTGTGCTGCCCGACGCATCCAGCGCCGAGCAGGGAGATCAGGAAAACGCTCAGAAGGAAGAAAAAGACGAAGAGGCACCGCGCAAGTCGTCACGCCGTCGTCGCCGTTCCAACCGCCGTCGCAACGACCGCAACAGACGAAGCGAAGAAACCAACGACGAAACTGCGGCAGACGTATCCCAATCAGATGCGGACCAGGATCAGGATAAAGCGGCACAAACGCAAGCTCCCCAACAGTCCGAGGCACCCTCTCAACCTGAGCAGCCGCCTATTGCCGAAAAATCTTCTGAGCCTGAACCGCAAGAAAACACACCCAAAAGTGGCGAAAATTCAGAGGAGACGGACAAGGCCAAGGCACCACGTAAGCCTGCGCGCAGGCGGCCTGCCCGTAAAAAAGCTCCGGCCAAACAAGACGAGCAAACAGAACAACCCTCATCTGAGGAGAATGCGGCTGCCGGGAGTTCTCAACCCACGGTATCAACGGCCAGTGAACCTGCAGAGTCAGACGCGAAAGACGAGGAAAAACCAAAACGCAGGGCTCCCCGTCGCAAACCAGCAGCAACAAGCGCCGCCACTGAAGCGAAGACGGAAAACGCCACGACTGAAGTGACTGAAGAGACAAAGCCAGCGCCTCGACGCCGTCGGGCCACCCGCAAAACAACCACGGCAGACACCACAACAACGGCTGAAGCAGCGACGGAGACGGACAAGAAAAGTACGGAAGCCAGTGAAAAGAAGGCTGCTCCAGCGAAGCGAACCACCCGGCGCAAAACCACGACAAAGGCAGCGCCCTCCTCGCAAACCACAGAGCCCGAATCAACACAGACGGATGACACTGCTGACAAGCCGGAGAAGAAACCTGTTCGCCGTCGCCGGACCACAGCAAAAAAAGCCACGGAAAAAGCTGCAGAGACAACAACCGAGCAACCGGCTGAAACCACTGCTGAAGGCGCAGAGGAAACTCCAAAGAAAAAAACAACGCGCCGTCGTACAACAACGACTAAAAAAGCTGTGAACGACACAGAAAAAACCGCTGAGACGGGCGAGACGGCGGAGAAAAAGCCAACACGACGCCGTACGACAAGAAAAACCACCACAGAAAAAGCGGCAGAGGAAGAAACACCTAAGAAAACGGCTCGGAGCAAAAAGAGCACGGAAAAAGCTGCGGAAGAGGGTGAAGAGAAACCCAAACGCCGCGCTCCGCGCAAAAAAAAGGTCGAACCGGCACCTGAAACCGACGTCTGA